The DNA segment ACCGCCGATGGTCCTGACTCTCCCCGGCGAAGCGGGCGATCCCGCGGCCCCGCAGGTGACCACTGAGTCACTCGCTCAGGGCGCGTTCGGCCCGTTGATCGCGCTGGTCGAGCAACCCGGGGTGCGGCGGATCATCGTCGGGTTCGACCTCGCCCGCTCCAACTGGGGCCCGGATGTTTCGTTCCCCGTTTTCATGGCCAATGCCGTTGAGTTCCTCACGCTCCGCGGCGAGGCCGCCGCGGGCCGTTCGTACACCACCGCCGAGCCTGTCAGCGTCACCCCTGAATCGGGCGCGACCGAACTTGCCGTCGCGGGACCGCTCACCGAGAGGGTCCCGGTGAGCGCCGCGGCGCCGGGAGAGATCTCGCTGGGCGTGCTTCCTCGGGTCGGCATCTACCAGATCGCGGGAGCCGCCCCGGCGGATTCGACGATCGCCGTAAACCTGATGGATCCGGTCAGCAGCCTCCTCCGGACCGAGGACATCTCGGCCGATGGAATCGTCGGGGCCAGTTCCTCAGGCCCCAGTGGGGAGACGCCGGACGAGGGCCCGCGAGAAATCTGGCCGTGGTTCGTCCTCGCTGGGCTCGTCCTCTCGGCAGCCGAATGGTTTCTTTACGCATGGCGCATGCACACCTGACGCAACTGGCTACTACCCTCCGCAATCACCCCCTCCGAGCCCCCCGCAGATGAACCAGTCCCCGTCACGTCCGTTGCGGACAATCTCCCGCCGCGGCTTCCTCAAAGCTGGCTCGGCGATCGCCTCGGCCGGCCTGCTCGCCAACGGACGACTCGCTAGTGCCTCCGCCGGCGCCTTCGCCCCCATCTCCCGCGTCGAAGCACGCAACATCATCTTCATGGTCTCCGACGGCATGAGCCTCGGCACGCTGTCGATCGCCGACATCTACTCGCGCCGCATTCTCGGCCGGCCCTCCAACTGGTGCACGCTGATGGCGACCCCCCACGCCCGGCGCGCCCTTCAGGACACCCAGAGCGCCAACTCGATCGTGACCGATTCCGCCGCGGCCGCCTCGGCGTGGGGGATCGGCGTCAAGGTCAACAACAACGCGGTCAACGTCACGCCCACCGGCGAGACACCCGAGCCCGTGCTGGTCACCGCCAAGAAGGCCGGCCGGTCCACCGGGCTTGTGACCACGTGCCGCGTGACCCACGCCACCCCCGCGGGATTCATCGCCAACTGCCCTGACCGTGATCTCGAAGTCGACATCGCGGCGCAGATCCTCGACCGCAAGCCGGACGTGGTCCTGGGTGGCGGCGCCTCCCGGTTCGCGGGCATCATCGCCTCTTCGCCCGGAGTCCGGTGCATCCGCACCCGAGAGGAGTTGCTCGCGATCGACACCGCCAAGCCCCTTGCACAGCCGCTGTTGGGCGTGTTCGCACCCGAACACATGAGCATGCAACTGGACCGCAAGGCCGACGGGGCAACGACCGAGCCCACGCTCGCCGAGATGTCCCGCTCGGCGATCTCGCTCCTCTCCGCACACCAGGCAGGTTTCATCCTCCAGATCGAGGGCGGCCGCGTCGATCACGCGGCGCACGCCAACGACGCCGGCTCGCTCCTCGCCGAGCAACTCGCTTTCGACGAGGCCATCGGCGTGGCCATGAAGTTCGCGCTCTCACGCGACGACACGCTCCTGGTCGTGACGACGGACCACGGAAACGCCAACCCCGGCCTGACCTTCTACGGCAAGGCAGGCGACCGCGGATTCGCCGAACTGCAGAAGGCTGCACGCTCCTTCGAGTGGATCGACCGCGAGGCAACCCGGCGCGGCGTCTCGGGCGACGCCCGCGCCGAGGTCACCGCTGAACTCGTCCGCGAGGCCGCCGGCTTCCCCCTCGATTCATGGGAAGTCGACACGCTCAAGCGGTTCTTCCGCCGCCAGCGAGTCGAGCCGTTCTCCACCGCCAACGAGTTCTACCCGGTCCTGGGCTCGCTCCTGGCGAACCACACCGGCGTGGCATTCGCGAGCCCCAACCACACCGCGGACTTGACGGAGGTCACCGCGTTCGGTCCGGGCAGCGCTGCCATCGCCCCGTGTATCACCAACACCGATCTCTACGCCGTGATGACCGCGGCGGCGGGGATCGGCGCCCACACCTGATCCTGCTGACGACCACGCGCCCAGCGGTTAGTTCTGAGGCTCCGGCCACGCCGACATGTCGACCACTGCCCGGCCCGGCTCTCGCTGCCATGGCATCATCGCCCGAGGCCACGCCGTCCGCACGCCGCGTGCATCGGTGCGGGTGATCCCAAGATGCACAAACGTCCCCCGCTCGATACACCCCGGCGGGACCGGGATCCAGCACGACCATCGATCCGCCCCCACCCGCACCGGCACCCGCCCGATCGCCCGCGGCTCCCCGCCCGCCGCGCTCGCCCGCGTAAGGTCAAAGAACGACCCATCCGGAGCCACGCTGTACACCCCGATCGATCGCTCGTACGCACCGAGGTACACCGTCACCCGCTCAATCGGATCCGCGGCCGCCGTCGCAGATCCGCCAGACCCGCTCGAAACCTGGCCACCGCCGGACTCGCTCCGCGACACATGGCC comes from the Phycisphaeraceae bacterium genome and includes:
- a CDS encoding alkaline phosphatase codes for the protein MNQSPSRPLRTISRRGFLKAGSAIASAGLLANGRLASASAGAFAPISRVEARNIIFMVSDGMSLGTLSIADIYSRRILGRPSNWCTLMATPHARRALQDTQSANSIVTDSAAAASAWGIGVKVNNNAVNVTPTGETPEPVLVTAKKAGRSTGLVTTCRVTHATPAGFIANCPDRDLEVDIAAQILDRKPDVVLGGGASRFAGIIASSPGVRCIRTREELLAIDTAKPLAQPLLGVFAPEHMSMQLDRKADGATTEPTLAEMSRSAISLLSAHQAGFILQIEGGRVDHAAHANDAGSLLAEQLAFDEAIGVAMKFALSRDDTLLVVTTDHGNANPGLTFYGKAGDRGFAELQKAARSFEWIDREATRRGVSGDARAEVTAELVREAAGFPLDSWEVDTLKRFFRRQRVEPFSTANEFYPVLGSLLANHTGVAFASPNHTADLTEVTAFGPGSAAIAPCITNTDLYAVMTAAAGIGAHT